The following are encoded in a window of Alkalidesulfovibrio alkalitolerans DSM 16529 genomic DNA:
- a CDS encoding ABC transporter permease, producing the protein MLALLARLAAKLAWVAVVFIGITVISFAVIHLAPGSPTDLETQMNPQASALARERLDKLYGLDRPLHVQYADWLSRLARFDFGRSISGDRRPVWDKIKERLPLTFGMNVASLILTLAIAAPIGVLSARRRGSAFDKGMTVFVFIGFAVPGYWLALLMMYWLGIVWPVLPISGLTSLGFDEMSLGEKLWDLSRHLALPIFIYTFGSLAGLSRFMRTSMLESLRQDYILTARAKGLPERLVVWRHALRNALLPVITILGLSVPGLIGGSVIIESIFALPGLGQLFFQAVMARDYPLIMGNLVLGALLTLAGNLLADLGYGLADPRVRAGAGRGA; encoded by the coding sequence ATGCTCGCGCTCCTCGCACGTCTGGCCGCCAAGCTCGCCTGGGTCGCCGTGGTCTTCATCGGCATCACCGTCATCAGCTTCGCGGTCATCCATCTGGCTCCGGGCTCGCCCACGGACCTCGAAACCCAGATGAACCCCCAGGCCTCGGCCCTGGCCCGCGAGCGCCTGGACAAGCTCTACGGCCTGGACCGGCCGCTGCACGTGCAATACGCGGACTGGCTCTCGCGCCTGGCGCGCTTCGATTTCGGCCGCTCCATTTCCGGCGACAGGCGGCCCGTGTGGGACAAGATCAAGGAGCGCCTGCCCCTGACCTTCGGTATGAACGTGGCCTCGCTGATCCTCACGCTGGCCATCGCCGCGCCCATTGGCGTGCTCTCGGCGCGACGACGAGGCAGCGCCTTCGACAAGGGCATGACCGTCTTCGTCTTCATCGGCTTCGCCGTGCCCGGCTACTGGCTGGCGCTTCTGATGATGTATTGGCTTGGCATCGTCTGGCCGGTGCTGCCCATCTCGGGGCTGACCTCGCTCGGCTTCGACGAGATGAGCCTGGGCGAGAAATTATGGGATCTCTCGCGGCATCTGGCCCTGCCCATCTTCATCTACACCTTCGGCTCCCTGGCCGGGCTCTCGCGCTTCATGCGCACGAGCATGCTCGAATCACTGCGCCAGGACTACATCCTCACCGCGCGGGCCAAGGGCCTGCCCGAGCGCCTGGTGGTCTGGCGGCACGCGCTCAGAAACGCGCTGTTGCCGGTCATCACCATCCTGGGCCTTTCCGTGCCGGGCCTCATCGGCGGCTCGGTGATCATCGAGTCCATCTTCGCGCTGCCGGGCCTTGGGCAATTGTTCTTCCAGGCGGTCATGGCCCGCGACTATCCGCTGATCATGGGCAACCTGGTGCTGGGCGCGCTGCTTACGCTGGCGGGCAACCTGTTGGCCGATCTTGGCTACGGGCTGGCCGACCCCCGCGTGCGCGCCGGGGCGGGGAGGGGGGCATGA
- a CDS encoding tetratricopeptide repeat protein produces the protein MRMALTIMLFAAALLVFSTNATAGDAEPCGDVNALLARLEPDVDVGRRIFERGYRERAQVARDVYDALSRLAPNDPVWESVRTDLCEGRLMDVRTALSFAAKDDHIGEKLFALAGVDYLAREYGSAAGNYIEAVQRKPDDPGFLAALGRMHYLAGEYAQAAPLFARAWRIEEDKNGQTVRAAELAEWVGDAHLALGDASFAAKVYEEAAVLYAETLGEEATSVGIALGKQGTALLEMQRLDQAEETLRQALAVLHASHGPDNPLVAETLRSLALAREQRREYGAAGELYLSALVSASNWYGIEAPELAPYLFGLGVARFHLGEYETALAALREARGAAIELYGPQARDLMEIGGYIALVEDALARRDRENAAPGQGDAPVSR, from the coding sequence ATGCGCATGGCGCTGACGATCATGCTTTTCGCGGCCGCGTTGCTGGTCTTCTCCACCAACGCGACCGCCGGGGACGCCGAGCCCTGCGGCGACGTAAACGCGCTGCTTGCGCGGCTTGAGCCGGACGTGGACGTGGGCAGGCGCATCTTCGAGCGCGGCTACCGCGAGCGCGCTCAGGTGGCGCGCGACGTTTACGACGCGCTTTCCAGACTCGCGCCGAACGATCCCGTCTGGGAGTCTGTAAGAACGGATTTATGTGAAGGCAGGCTCATGGACGTGCGCACGGCCCTGTCCTTCGCCGCCAAGGACGACCATATTGGCGAAAAGCTCTTCGCCCTGGCCGGGGTGGACTACCTGGCCAGGGAATACGGCTCGGCGGCCGGGAACTACATCGAGGCCGTGCAGCGAAAGCCCGATGATCCCGGCTTCTTGGCCGCCCTTGGCCGCATGCACTATCTGGCCGGTGAATATGCCCAGGCCGCGCCGCTTTTCGCCCGGGCCTGGAGGATCGAGGAGGACAAAAACGGGCAGACCGTGCGGGCGGCCGAGTTGGCTGAGTGGGTCGGCGACGCGCATCTGGCCCTTGGCGACGCGTCCTTCGCCGCCAAGGTCTACGAGGAAGCCGCAGTGCTCTATGCCGAAACCCTCGGAGAGGAAGCCACGTCGGTCGGCATCGCGCTTGGCAAGCAGGGCACGGCCCTTCTTGAGATGCAGCGCCTTGATCAGGCCGAGGAGACCTTGAGGCAGGCGCTTGCGGTGCTGCATGCATCCCACGGCCCGGACAACCCGCTGGTGGCCGAGACCCTGCGCTCCCTGGCCCTGGCTCGCGAGCAGCGCCGGGAGTACGGCGCGGCCGGGGAACTCTATCTCTCGGCCCTGGTCTCGGCCTCCAACTGGTACGGCATCGAGGCCCCGGAGCTTGCGCCCTACCTCTTCGGCCTGGGCGTGGCCCGCTTCCACCTGGGCGAGTACGAGACCGCGCTTGCGGCCCTGCGCGAGGCCAGGGGAGCGGCCATCGAGCTGTACGGTCCGCAGGCCAGGGATCTGATGGAGATCGGCGGGTACATCGCCCTGGTCGAGGACGCTCTCGCGCGGCGTGATCGCGAGAACGCGGCGCCCGGCCAGGGCGATGCCCCTGTGTCGCGATAG
- a CDS encoding ChaN family lipoprotein: MRPRVRFASALALGLCLAFSAACAGRAPLDGTAPDQAAGSGLPPDYSAAHPAAHPGTLLDGHGEVLSEAAFMEAAARADLVLLGESHASPCDHVQQARLIRLMAEAGNPPAVGLEMIPVTLQPQLDRINAGEVALDEIEEFLGWSDVWGYPFAAYRPVFEAARDLDLPLFGLNVPFDVIRSISREGLFGLTPEERALVPLPVIEPAPAQMEKLREVFAMHGRPEADPERFSRFVLAQSLWDTAMAVNALVAHKATGRPVAVVTGGGHVEFGHGIARRAAYFAPAARVLTVMPWRGRTGQGVPEGFADVLYVCPSSQRTRLGLLLVQEEGGPVVVEEVVPGSVAERAGLLPGDVVVEAAKEPVTALGDLHTAGMRAARENAPLSLVVERTDEAGVSRIAVELTRPRADE; encoded by the coding sequence ATGCGGCCGCGCGTCCGGTTCGCCTCGGCCCTGGCCTTGGGCCTTTGCCTCGCCTTCTCCGCCGCCTGCGCCGGGCGCGCTCCCCTTGACGGGACCGCGCCCGACCAAGCTGCCGGGAGCGGGCTGCCACCCGATTATTCGGCCGCGCATCCGGCCGCACATCCGGGCACGCTTCTCGACGGCCACGGCGAGGTTCTGAGTGAGGCCGCGTTCATGGAGGCGGCTGCACGCGCCGATCTGGTGCTGCTCGGTGAGAGCCACGCATCGCCCTGCGACCACGTGCAGCAGGCGCGGTTGATCCGGCTCATGGCCGAGGCGGGCAACCCACCCGCCGTGGGGCTTGAGATGATCCCCGTCACGCTGCAGCCACAACTCGACCGCATCAACGCGGGCGAAGTCGCCCTGGACGAGATCGAGGAATTCCTCGGCTGGTCGGACGTGTGGGGCTATCCCTTCGCCGCCTACCGGCCGGTCTTCGAGGCCGCCCGCGACCTCGACTTGCCGCTTTTCGGGCTGAACGTGCCCTTCGACGTCATCCGTTCCATCTCGCGCGAGGGGCTTTTCGGCCTCACGCCCGAGGAGAGGGCGCTCGTGCCGCTGCCGGTCATCGAGCCAGCGCCCGCGCAGATGGAGAAACTGCGCGAGGTCTTCGCCATGCACGGCAGGCCCGAGGCCGACCCGGAGCGCTTTTCACGCTTCGTGCTGGCCCAGTCCCTGTGGGACACGGCCATGGCCGTGAACGCCCTGGTCGCGCACAAGGCCACCGGCCGCCCCGTGGCCGTGGTCACGGGCGGCGGACACGTGGAGTTCGGCCACGGCATCGCCCGCAGGGCCGCCTATTTCGCCCCGGCCGCGCGCGTTCTCACGGTCATGCCCTGGCGCGGCCGCACGGGCCAGGGCGTGCCCGAGGGCTTTGCCGACGTCTTGTACGTCTGCCCGTCCTCGCAGCGCACCCGCCTGGGGCTGCTCCTGGTCCAGGAGGAGGGCGGGCCGGTGGTCGTGGAGGAGGTCGTGCCCGGCTCCGTGGCCGAGCGCGCCGGGCTCTTGCCCGGCGACGTGGTGGTCGAGGCGGCTAAAGAGCCGGTGACGGCCCTTGGCGACCTGCACACGGCGGGCATGCGCGCCGCGCGCGAGAACGCGCCTCTCTCGCTGGTCGTGGAGCGCACGGACGAGGCGGGCGTGTCGCGCATCGCGGTCGAGTTGACCCGGCCGCGCGCGGACGAGTAG
- a CDS encoding CoB--CoM heterodisulfide reductase iron-sulfur subunit B family protein, whose product MNTRYALFRCCVTALNLPEYELATDAVMSGLGLSTVQITEFGCCGYPLRNVDQDAWLLASGRNLALAEAHDAAIVTVCNCCYGTLKHCAWMLSRDAALAERINDSLRKEGLRFSGTAKVRHFFEMLEQDVGLDALRRAVQKPAKGLNLALHYGCRILRPSNVLGLDNPFQPTVLDRLVQAVDARSADWGRKADCCGAPIMATDKDTSAVIAKSKLDDARKAGADALCVVCPFCQIRLGQAGEDGQGLPVVSYPQLLARSLGFDLRGDAEKLIP is encoded by the coding sequence ATGAACACCCGATACGCCCTTTTCCGCTGCTGCGTCACGGCCCTGAACCTTCCCGAATACGAGCTGGCCACGGACGCGGTCATGTCCGGTCTTGGCCTTTCGACCGTGCAGATCACGGAGTTCGGCTGCTGCGGCTACCCGCTGCGCAACGTGGACCAGGACGCCTGGCTCCTGGCCTCGGGCCGCAATCTGGCCCTGGCCGAGGCTCACGACGCGGCCATCGTCACCGTGTGCAACTGCTGCTACGGCACGCTCAAGCACTGTGCCTGGATGCTCTCGCGCGACGCCGCGCTGGCCGAGAGAATCAACGATTCACTGCGCAAGGAGGGCCTCAGGTTCTCGGGCACGGCCAAGGTTCGGCACTTCTTCGAGATGCTGGAGCAGGACGTGGGGCTGGATGCCCTGCGCAGGGCCGTGCAAAAGCCCGCCAAGGGCCTGAATCTGGCGCTGCATTATGGCTGCCGCATCCTCAGGCCGAGCAACGTCCTGGGTCTGGACAATCCCTTCCAGCCCACCGTGCTCGACCGGCTCGTGCAGGCCGTGGACGCCCGCTCCGCCGACTGGGGGCGCAAGGCCGACTGTTGCGGCGCGCCGATCATGGCCACGGACAAAGACACTTCGGCGGTCATCGCCAAAAGCAAGCTCGACGACGCCCGCAAAGCTGGAGCGGACGCTCTGTGCGTGGTCTGCCCTTTCTGCCAGATACGCCTGGGCCAAGCCGGGGAGGACGGGCAGGGGCTGCCGGTCGTCTCCTACCCGCAGCTTCTGGCACGCAGCCTGGGCTTCGACCTGCGCGGCGACGCGGAAAAACTGATTCCCTGA
- a CDS encoding 4Fe-4S dicluster domain-containing protein — protein sequence MFFSVTLYVSLAIFALGVLFKASGWFRQGLTEADRAIGPGPRIAGVMRAAGGSLSPAGIVAVLKALVLDALLLRRSFIRDRYRWAMHMLIFWGFMFLVVVHAMESVVSQALFPGYMSTLNPYLYLREIAGIMVLAGVGMAMYRRFVMPKPRLKTRSMDTATIALVALILVSGFLLKGAKIASQSEFTRMVEDYSILTDEKEIESLESLWVLEYGLISPRLKKPFDAAVIEEGRELNDMFCVSCHSPSQSAFVSYATSWLTYPVTANSDGKALVSFLWYIHILATFAGLAWLPFGKMFHALTSPVSLVAASVSGRGSSPAATAARRVMELDACTRCGACSERCSVGIADDALHNSLILPSEKLSALRAVAAGQDLAPERRKALLEGLVVCTNCHRCTDVCPVGIDLQDIWTATREDLLRLGPAEPYVLSQLRLHDLLRARDGGADAANAPGDAARALVLEHFAEAATAEVVLARPEAAKRFFPDQAGFNACFSCRTCTSSCPIMDCFENPRQELGILPHQIIHATILGVPEIAASSRMLWACVGCYQCQEQCPQGVPVADVLYAHKHAALARLKTGENA from the coding sequence ATGTTCTTTAGCGTCACACTCTACGTTTCCCTGGCGATCTTCGCCCTAGGCGTGCTGTTCAAGGCGAGCGGCTGGTTCCGGCAGGGGCTGACCGAGGCCGACCGGGCCATCGGGCCTGGGCCGCGTATCGCGGGCGTTATGCGCGCCGCGGGCGGCTCGCTCTCACCCGCCGGGATCGTCGCCGTCCTTAAGGCCCTGGTCCTCGACGCCCTGCTGCTGCGGCGCTCCTTCATCCGGGACCGCTACCGCTGGGCCATGCACATGCTCATTTTCTGGGGTTTCATGTTCCTCGTGGTCGTGCACGCCATGGAAAGCGTGGTCAGCCAGGCGCTCTTCCCCGGCTACATGTCCACGCTCAATCCCTATCTCTATCTGCGTGAGATCGCCGGAATCATGGTCCTCGCGGGCGTGGGCATGGCCATGTACCGCCGCTTCGTGATGCCAAAACCCCGGTTGAAGACCCGGTCCATGGACACGGCCACCATCGCGCTCGTGGCGCTCATCCTCGTCTCAGGCTTTTTGCTCAAGGGCGCGAAGATCGCCTCGCAGTCAGAGTTCACGCGCATGGTCGAGGACTACTCGATCCTGACCGACGAAAAGGAAATCGAGAGCCTGGAAAGCCTGTGGGTGCTCGAATACGGCCTGATCTCGCCCAGGCTGAAAAAGCCCTTCGACGCGGCGGTGATCGAGGAAGGGCGCGAGCTGAACGACATGTTCTGCGTCTCGTGCCACAGTCCGAGCCAGTCGGCCTTCGTCAGTTACGCCACGTCCTGGTTGACCTATCCCGTCACCGCGAATTCCGACGGCAAGGCCCTGGTCTCCTTCCTGTGGTACATCCACATCCTGGCCACCTTCGCGGGTCTGGCCTGGCTGCCTTTCGGCAAGATGTTCCACGCCCTGACAAGCCCCGTGAGCCTCGTCGCGGCCTCGGTTTCCGGGCGCGGCTCGTCCCCGGCCGCCACAGCCGCGCGCAGGGTCATGGAGTTGGACGCCTGCACACGCTGCGGCGCGTGCAGCGAGCGCTGCTCCGTGGGCATCGCCGACGACGCACTGCACAACAGCCTGATCCTGCCCTCGGAAAAGCTTTCGGCCTTGCGCGCCGTGGCCGCCGGACAAGACCTCGCGCCCGAAAGACGAAAGGCCCTGCTGGAGGGCTTGGTGGTCTGCACCAACTGTCACCGCTGCACGGATGTTTGCCCCGTGGGCATCGACCTGCAGGACATCTGGACGGCCACGCGCGAAGATCTGCTGCGCCTGGGACCGGCCGAGCCCTACGTGCTCTCGCAACTGCGCCTGCACGACCTGTTGCGCGCCCGCGACGGTGGAGCCGACGCCGCGAATGCGCCGGGCGACGCCGCCCGAGCCCTCGTGCTCGAACATTTCGCCGAGGCGGCCACGGCCGAGGTCGTGCTCGCCCGGCCCGAAGCGGCGAAGAGGTTCTTCCCCGACCAGGCGGGCTTCAACGCCTGCTTCAGTTGCCGGACGTGCACCTCGTCGTGCCCGATCATGGACTGTTTCGAGAACCCCCGGCAGGAACTGGGAATTTTGCCCCACCAGATCATCCACGCCACGATCCTGGGCGTGCCCGAGATCGCGGCCTCGTCCCGTATGCTCTGGGCCTGCGTGGGCTGCTACCAGTGCCAGGAACAATGCCCGCAGGGCGTGCCCGTGGCCGACGTGCTCTATGCGCACAAGCACGCAGCCCTCGCCCGCCTCAAGACCGGAGAAAACGCATGA
- a CDS encoding phenylacetate--CoA ligase family protein — MTRKDRTEGIFSRREVLDESERKQFYLLQLKDLLSYAYRYSEDVKKRFDRAQFNVDKFKSLNDLKHIPILKKKELIFLQSMGPRLGGLLTKDLGELRRVFLSPGPIFDPEDRHDDYWGWTEGFYATGFRTGDVVQVTLPYHLTPAGLMFEEPLKNLGCAVVPAGPGQTTTQLEIMQKLRVTGYVGSPSYLLHLAQKAEESGLNLRKDFFVEVAFVTGEKFSEKMRNQIEKKFDCIMRQGYGTADVGSIGYECFHKTGLHIANRCFVEICHPDTGIPLKDGEVGEIVVTAFNKTYPLIRLATGDLSYIDRAPCPCGRTTPRLGNIVGRVDTTARIMGMFVYPHQVEQVMAGFEDVKRWQIEVTNPEGIDEMTLFIEATAFKREEELLHTFRERIKLRPKLTVLEPGTLPPQIRPIEDKRKWD; from the coding sequence ATGACCCGCAAGGACCGCACCGAAGGCATCTTCTCGCGACGCGAGGTGCTCGACGAATCCGAGCGCAAGCAATTCTATCTCTTGCAGCTCAAGGATCTTCTCTCCTACGCCTACCGCTATTCGGAGGACGTGAAGAAGCGCTTCGACCGCGCCCAGTTCAACGTGGACAAGTTCAAGTCGCTCAACGACCTTAAGCACATCCCCATCCTGAAGAAGAAGGAACTCATCTTCCTGCAGTCCATGGGGCCGCGCCTGGGCGGGCTTTTGACGAAGGATCTTGGCGAGTTGCGCCGTGTGTTCCTGTCGCCCGGCCCCATCTTCGATCCCGAGGACAGGCACGACGACTACTGGGGCTGGACCGAGGGCTTCTACGCCACGGGATTTCGCACCGGCGACGTGGTGCAGGTCACGCTGCCCTACCACCTGACCCCGGCGGGCCTGATGTTCGAGGAGCCGCTCAAAAACCTGGGCTGCGCCGTGGTTCCGGCCGGTCCGGGCCAGACCACCACGCAGCTTGAAATCATGCAGAAGCTGCGCGTGACCGGCTACGTGGGTTCGCCCTCGTACCTGCTGCACTTGGCCCAGAAGGCCGAGGAGTCGGGCCTCAATCTGCGCAAGGATTTCTTCGTTGAGGTGGCCTTCGTCACCGGCGAGAAGTTCTCCGAAAAGATGCGCAACCAGATCGAAAAGAAGTTCGACTGCATCATGCGCCAGGGCTACGGCACGGCCGACGTGGGCAGCATCGGCTACGAGTGCTTCCATAAGACCGGCCTGCACATCGCCAACCGCTGCTTCGTCGAGATCTGCCACCCCGATACCGGCATCCCGCTCAAGGACGGCGAGGTGGGCGAGATCGTGGTCACGGCCTTCAACAAGACCTATCCGCTGATCCGCCTGGCCACGGGCGACCTCTCCTACATCGACCGCGCGCCGTGTCCCTGCGGCCGCACCACCCCGCGCCTGGGCAACATCGTGGGCCGCGTGGACACCACCGCGCGCATCATGGGCATGTTCGTCTATCCGCACCAGGTGGAGCAGGTCATGGCGGGCTTCGAGGACGTCAAGCGCTGGCAGATCGAGGTCACCAACCCCGAGGGCATCGACGAGATGACCCTGTTCATCGAGGCCACGGCCTTCAAGCGCGAGGAGGAGCTTCTGCACACCTTCCGCGAGCGCATCAAGCTTCGGCCTAAATTGACCGTGCTCGAACCCGGCACCCTGCCGCCGCAAATCCGTCCCATCGAGGACAAGAGGAAGTGGGACTAG
- a CDS encoding ABC transporter permease, with translation MSLRDLTPYGILRRFVSRHGLLVFGAAIVIGMSLLAISAPMIAPHSPTAINAETILQPPSLAHPLGTDALGRDVLSRMLYGARVSLWVGFVAVGLSVSIGLTLGLVAGYRGGLTDEIVMRGVDVMLCFPSFFLILAVIALLEPSLVNIMIVIGLTSWMGVARLVRAETLSLKGRDFVLAARVAGAGAPRILLAHILPNAIAPVLVAATLGVAGAILVESSLSFLGLGVQPPTPSWGNMLMEGKDVLEIAPWMSVFPGLAILVTVLGYNLLGESLRDLWDPRLKR, from the coding sequence ATGAGCCTTCGCGACCTCACGCCCTACGGCATCCTGCGCCGTTTCGTCTCGCGCCACGGTCTGCTCGTGTTCGGCGCGGCCATCGTCATCGGCATGTCGCTGCTGGCGATCTCCGCGCCGATGATAGCGCCGCACAGCCCCACGGCCATCAACGCCGAGACCATCCTGCAGCCGCCTTCCCTGGCGCACCCACTGGGCACCGACGCGCTGGGCCGCGACGTGCTCTCGCGCATGCTGTACGGCGCGCGCGTCTCGCTGTGGGTGGGCTTCGTGGCCGTTGGCCTGTCGGTCTCCATCGGGCTCACGCTTGGGCTCGTGGCCGGATACCGGGGCGGCCTCACGGACGAGATCGTCATGCGCGGGGTGGACGTGATGCTCTGCTTCCCGTCGTTCTTCCTGATCCTCGCGGTCATCGCGCTGCTCGAACCCTCGCTCGTGAACATCATGATCGTCATCGGCCTGACCTCGTGGATGGGCGTGGCCCGGCTCGTGCGCGCCGAGACGCTCTCGCTGAAAGGCCGCGATTTCGTGCTCGCGGCCCGCGTGGCCGGAGCTGGGGCCCCGCGCATCCTGCTCGCGCACATCCTGCCCAACGCCATCGCCCCGGTGCTGGTGGCGGCCACCCTGGGCGTGGCCGGGGCCATCCTTGTGGAGTCCTCGCTCTCGTTCCTGGGCCTTGGCGTGCAGCCGCCCACGCCCTCGTGGGGCAACATGCTCATGGAGGGCAAGGACGTGCTGGAGATCGCACCCTGGATGTCGGTCTTTCCGGGGCTGGCCATCCTCGTTACGGTGCTCGGCTACAACCTTTTGGGCGAGAGCCTGCGCGACCTGTGGGACCCGCGCCTGAAGCGATGA
- a CDS encoding glycosyltransferase family protein, translating to MRICLVTCGWPVRPLRDMGHEVLHLDRPSDGSAVLDLPRALEAARFAPDFVVQEELLDRRILCAGLGDVTCPKIFLSRDTHLNAWWTAHYGRCFDGVATTQPDWVSRLKSMGLAQVGVVSWHGHDVPFTPHGERKTPVAFVGRLHPSRQARGWLVELLARRFGARVESTLPPGKVLPLYADTLLAPNECILGEINMRLFEAASAGACVLTPDLGEAQARFFEPGREILVYRDALELCALIERLRTRPAETERIGRAARERVRATHLPAHRAAELLDFARGLSPAALTGDAARGEWAMAARLLSLSQRLSVASEALEPELSRLALGGRQGRAGRADAAVLLLRVLWERGAKEEAASLLRTVLSSGLHGGNAAFAAAAYAAALRLGQPEMARLLAQRPFGKARLVPREPGEAFIFLAKELRARGALVNPGFPFDPARDLPATAVECLLCAQLVAPASLQSCKLLDLWLADQPGLEGLRLGWLSHLSLHEPREWRHALRLGATNLRCYRPDQGMEELRLGLSLAREQGREALFARALSAAHLSPLPASALGLST from the coding sequence ATGAGAATCTGCCTCGTGACCTGCGGCTGGCCCGTAAGACCGCTGCGCGACATGGGCCACGAGGTGCTGCACCTGGACAGGCCAAGCGACGGTTCGGCCGTGCTCGACCTGCCGCGGGCCCTCGAAGCGGCCCGTTTCGCGCCCGATTTCGTGGTGCAGGAGGAATTGCTCGACCGCCGCATCCTCTGCGCCGGACTTGGCGACGTGACTTGCCCCAAGATTTTCCTTTCCCGCGACACCCACCTCAACGCATGGTGGACGGCGCATTACGGCCGCTGCTTCGACGGTGTTGCCACCACCCAGCCCGACTGGGTTTCGCGCCTGAAGTCCATGGGCCTTGCCCAGGTGGGCGTGGTCTCGTGGCACGGCCACGACGTGCCCTTCACCCCGCACGGGGAGCGAAAAACGCCCGTGGCCTTCGTGGGCCGCCTGCATCCCTCGCGGCAGGCGCGCGGCTGGCTGGTGGAGCTTTTGGCGCGGCGCTTTGGCGCTCGCGTCGAGTCCACGCTGCCGCCGGGCAAGGTGCTGCCGCTGTATGCCGACACGTTGCTCGCGCCCAACGAATGCATCCTGGGCGAGATCAACATGCGGCTTTTCGAGGCGGCCTCGGCCGGGGCCTGCGTGCTCACGCCCGACCTGGGCGAGGCCCAGGCGCGGTTTTTCGAGCCGGGGCGGGAGATCCTCGTCTATCGCGACGCGCTGGAACTGTGCGCACTCATCGAGCGGCTGCGCACGCGCCCCGCCGAGACCGAGCGCATCGGCCGCGCGGCCCGAGAGCGGGTGCGCGCCACGCACCTGCCCGCGCACCGGGCGGCCGAACTGCTCGACTTCGCGCGCGGCCTTTCGCCAGCCGCGCTCACGGGCGATGCGGCGCGGGGCGAGTGGGCTATGGCCGCGCGGCTTCTGTCACTTTCGCAGCGGCTCAGCGTCGCGTCCGAGGCGCTCGAACCCGAGCTTTCGCGTCTCGCGCTCGGCGGACGACAGGGGCGCGCGGGTAGGGCCGACGCGGCCGTGCTCCTGCTGCGCGTGCTGTGGGAGCGCGGCGCGAAAGAGGAGGCTGCCTCGCTTCTGCGCACGGTCCTGTCCTCGGGGCTTCATGGCGGCAACGCCGCATTCGCCGCGGCCGCATATGCGGCCGCCCTGCGCCTGGGCCAGCCGGAGATGGCCCGGCTGCTGGCCCAGCGGCCCTTCGGGAAGGCGCGCCTCGTTCCCCGCGAGCCGGGCGAGGCCTTCATCTTTCTGGCCAAGGAGCTTCGCGCTAGGGGAGCGCTGGTCAACCCAGGCTTTCCCTTCGATCCTGCCCGCGATCTGCCCGCCACGGCGGTCGAGTGCCTGTTGTGCGCGCAGCTCGTCGCGCCCGCTTCGCTTCAGTCCTGCAAGCTGCTCGATCTGTGGCTCGCGGACCAGCCGGGCCTTGAGGGCCTGCGCCTGGGCTGGCTCTCGCACCTCTCCCTGCACGAGCCGCGCGAGTGGCGGCACGCCCTGCGTCTGGGCGCGACCAACTTGCGCTGCTATCGCCCGGACCAGGGCATGGAGGAGTTGCGCCTGGGCCTTTCCCTGGCGCGCGAGCAGGGCCGCGAAGCCCTCTTCGCGCGCGCCCTGTCCGCCGCGCACCTCTCGCCTCTGCCTGCGAGCGCGCTCGGCCTCTCGACCTGA
- the mutM gene encoding bifunctional DNA-formamidopyrimidine glycosylase/DNA-(apurinic or apyrimidinic site) lyase, translated as MPELPEVETIARGLAPEIVGQAVRDVSVRYAGAVGGDAETFSRRVTGKTIAAVRRRGKMLLLDLLEAEGAARPAGQNPLPFMHVAVHLKMTGRLWTPPEGHDPDCHTHVIMRLSNGRELHFRDVRKFGWCRALTPGELDAMPFYAGLGPEPLELAEADFMARFSGRRGRIKGLLLDQRVLAGVGNIYADESLFRARIRPDASAAGLGEKRLRRLFATLCEVLLLGIAQNGASISDYRDARGDAGAFQNSFLVYGRAGKPCTVCGATLKSTTVAGRTTVWCPRCQR; from the coding sequence ATGCCTGAACTGCCGGAAGTCGAAACCATCGCCCGGGGCCTTGCCCCGGAGATCGTCGGGCAGGCCGTGCGCGACGTCTCGGTGCGCTACGCCGGGGCCGTGGGCGGCGACGCCGAGACCTTTTCGCGCCGGGTGACGGGCAAAACCATCGCGGCCGTGCGGCGGCGCGGCAAGATGCTCCTGCTCGATCTTCTGGAGGCTGAGGGCGCGGCGCGGCCCGCCGGTCAGAATCCACTCCCTTTTATGCACGTGGCCGTGCACCTGAAGATGACCGGCCGTCTGTGGACGCCGCCCGAGGGTCATGACCCCGACTGCCACACCCACGTGATCATGCGCCTGTCGAACGGGCGCGAGCTTCATTTCCGCGACGTGCGCAAGTTCGGCTGGTGCCGGGCGCTGACGCCTGGGGAACTCGACGCCATGCCTTTCTACGCGGGGCTTGGCCCCGAACCCCTGGAGTTGGCCGAGGCCGACTTTATGGCCCGGTTTTCGGGCCGCCGGGGCAGGATCAAGGGACTCTTGCTCGATCAGCGGGTGCTCGCGGGCGTGGGCAACATCTACGCCGACGAATCCCTGTTCCGGGCCAGGATCAGGCCCGACGCGAGCGCGGCCGGGCTCGGCGAGAAGCGGTTGCGCCGCCTGTTCGCGACCCTGTGCGAGGTGCTTTTGCTCGGCATCGCCCAGAACGGGGCGAGCATCAGCGACTACCGCGACGCGCGCGGCGACGCCGGGGCCTTCCAGAACAGCTTTCTGGTCTACGGACGCGCGGGCAAGCCATGCACGGTCTGCGGCGCGACCCTGAAATCGACGACAGTGGCGGGGCGCACGACCGTATGGTGCCCCAGATGCCAGAGGTGA